A genomic segment from Halogeometricum sp. S3BR5-2 encodes:
- a CDS encoding DUF5828 family protein, whose product MEESVSGFKIRGSWGDVVEHGERITRALRDAGVESDAFEQWDEWRPKAHERLNEDVNEKTAAQASVGEGEGEKAGKEPNEDLQTAGEKLSESYQKVDEGDNDGAVERWSESIGYVARAADSAGRRALRKVEDTVYRKVMTQLAPYYFDNELISANIQKSHRGEEEVTFIFEVNINDDDLKSAVSTRLGEYDDTVDRWHVDVEKETTNAEAAEGVEPPESKPESNPGTN is encoded by the coding sequence ATGGAAGAGAGCGTTTCCGGCTTCAAAATTCGGGGGTCGTGGGGCGACGTCGTCGAACACGGCGAGCGCATCACCCGCGCCCTCCGGGACGCCGGCGTCGAGAGCGACGCGTTCGAGCAGTGGGACGAGTGGCGTCCCAAGGCGCACGAGCGACTGAACGAGGACGTAAACGAGAAGACGGCGGCGCAGGCCAGCGTCGGCGAGGGTGAAGGGGAGAAGGCGGGCAAAGAGCCCAACGAGGACCTCCAGACCGCGGGCGAGAAGCTCTCGGAGTCCTACCAGAAGGTGGACGAGGGAGACAACGACGGCGCCGTCGAGCGCTGGAGCGAGTCAATCGGCTACGTCGCCCGCGCCGCCGACTCCGCCGGCCGGCGGGCGCTCCGGAAGGTCGAAGACACCGTCTACCGGAAGGTGATGACCCAACTCGCGCCGTACTACTTCGACAACGAACTCATCAGCGCCAACATCCAGAAATCTCACCGCGGCGAGGAGGAGGTGACGTTCATCTTCGAGGTGAACATCAACGACGACGACCTGAAATCCGCCGTCAGCACTCGTCTCGGCGAGTACGACGACACCGTCGACCGCTGGCACGTCGACGTCGAGAAGGAGACGACGAACGCGGAGGCGGCCGAGGGCGTCGAACCGCCGGAATCGAAGCCGGAGTCGAACCCCGGCACGAACTGA
- a CDS encoding ArsA family ATPase: protein MRKFVFFGGKGGVGKTTLSSAYALKCARAGLETLVVSTDPAHSTSDVFDQEFGNDPREVEGVENLSAMEVDPDSEVERHLMETKRALNNQVSPAMVNEIDRQIEMAHQTPGAYESALMDRFIEVMKSSEAFDRVVFDTSPTGGTLRLLSLPDLLEGWIDRLAHKREKSIDLYEKAAIGNNEPRRVMDGDPILARLRGRKERFEFAGETLRGSSTFFLVVNPDELSLRETRRAADDLESYGLTVGGLAVNRLTPEPEPHEEGRGARFLRNRVETERARLRELRESFDYPVVAEIATRVSEVKGDFLEEVAAELDIDATAERPA from the coding sequence ATGCGCAAGTTCGTCTTCTTCGGCGGCAAGGGCGGCGTCGGCAAGACCACCCTCTCCTCGGCCTACGCGCTGAAGTGCGCCCGCGCCGGCCTCGAAACGCTCGTCGTCTCCACCGACCCGGCGCACAGCACCTCCGACGTGTTCGACCAAGAGTTCGGAAACGACCCCCGAGAAGTGGAGGGCGTGGAGAACCTCTCTGCGATGGAGGTGGACCCCGACAGCGAGGTGGAACGGCATCTGATGGAGACCAAGCGGGCGCTGAACAACCAGGTGAGTCCGGCGATGGTCAACGAAATCGATAGGCAAATCGAGATGGCCCACCAGACGCCCGGCGCGTACGAGTCGGCGCTGATGGACCGCTTCATCGAGGTGATGAAATCCTCCGAGGCGTTCGACCGCGTCGTCTTCGACACCTCGCCGACCGGCGGGACGCTCAGACTGCTCTCCCTGCCCGACCTCTTGGAGGGGTGGATAGACCGACTCGCCCACAAGCGCGAGAAGTCCATCGACCTCTACGAGAAGGCGGCCATCGGCAACAACGAACCCCGGCGCGTGATGGACGGCGACCCCATCCTCGCCCGCCTGCGGGGCAGGAAGGAGCGCTTCGAGTTCGCCGGCGAGACGCTCAGGGGGTCCTCGACGTTCTTCCTCGTCGTCAACCCCGACGAACTCTCCCTGCGGGAGACCCGCCGGGCGGCCGACGACCTCGAATCCTACGGGCTGACCGTCGGCGGCCTCGCGGTCAACCGCCTCACGCCGGAACCCGAACCGCACGAGGAGGGCCGCGGCGCGCGCTTCCTCCGAAACAGGGTCGAAACCGAACGCGCCCGCCTCCGCGAACTCCGCGAGTCGTTCGACTACCCGGTCGTCGCCGAGATAGCCACCCGCGTCTCCGAGGTGAAAGGCGACTTCCTCGAAGAGGTGGCCGCGGAGTTGGACATCGACGCGACCGCCGAACGACCCGCGTAG
- a CDS encoding glycoside hydrolase family 26 protein, translated as MERRQFLGLVGASAGAAVGVAGLMRTASETGATRTGGFLAGVSVERPTVETLDRFERWTGKRHAVVTQYAALGQSDEEIAWTMSALEAVWARGQVPMLVLEPTFGTEEETPTTVSADVAAGDHDDRVDAWGEAIAGWVRRGVGRPDRRLFVEFAPEMNGDWVKWGAPAGGSTPEDYIEMFRRVRGRVMATGLGPTDVQWVWGPNAGGRGGIPIPRYYPGDDAVDWAAVNGYNWWEWAGWFDPPEIYSKAFERVRSVTDAPLAITEVACSSEVEGGNDPARKAAWIADFYDYVAAEDVKLVSWFEHAKETDWRVFDGVRGTDEATVDGETVHVYDAYKRVMERESTLGAHPTDPRRLTDSEFRGEF; from the coding sequence ATGGAACGACGGCAGTTTCTGGGGTTGGTCGGCGCGTCGGCGGGCGCCGCCGTCGGCGTCGCGGGACTGATGCGGACCGCCTCGGAGACGGGAGCGACGCGGACGGGCGGCTTCCTCGCCGGCGTCTCGGTGGAGCGACCGACCGTGGAGACGCTCGACCGCTTCGAGCGCTGGACCGGGAAGCGACACGCCGTCGTCACGCAGTACGCCGCCCTCGGGCAGTCCGACGAGGAGATAGCGTGGACGATGTCGGCGCTCGAAGCCGTCTGGGCGCGGGGACAGGTGCCGATGCTCGTGCTCGAACCGACGTTCGGAACGGAAGAAGAGACGCCGACCACCGTCTCTGCCGACGTGGCCGCCGGCGACCACGACGACCGGGTGGACGCGTGGGGCGAGGCCATCGCCGGGTGGGTCCGCCGCGGAGTCGGCCGCCCGGACCGCCGCCTCTTCGTCGAGTTCGCCCCCGAGATGAACGGCGACTGGGTGAAGTGGGGCGCGCCCGCGGGCGGGTCGACGCCCGAGGACTATATCGAGATGTTCCGCCGCGTGCGCGGCCGCGTGATGGCGACGGGACTCGGCCCGACGGACGTGCAGTGGGTGTGGGGACCGAACGCCGGCGGTCGCGGCGGTATCCCGATTCCGCGCTACTACCCCGGCGACGACGCCGTCGACTGGGCGGCCGTCAACGGCTACAACTGGTGGGAGTGGGCCGGATGGTTCGACCCCCCGGAGATATACTCGAAGGCGTTCGAGCGGGTTCGGAGCGTCACCGACGCCCCTCTCGCTATCACCGAAGTCGCCTGCTCCAGCGAAGTCGAGGGCGGCAACGACCCCGCGCGGAAGGCGGCGTGGATAGCCGACTTCTACGACTACGTCGCCGCCGAGGACGTGAAACTCGTCTCGTGGTTCGAGCACGCGAAGGAGACGGACTGGCGCGTCTTCGACGGCGTCCGCGGCACCGACGAGGCGACGGTGGACGGCGAGACGGTCCACGTATACGACGCCTACAAGCGCGTGATGGAACGGGAGTCGACGCTCGGCGCGCACCCCACCGACCCGCGACGACTAACTGATAGCGAGTTCCGCGGCGAGTTCTGA
- a CDS encoding GTP-binding protein: protein MSLGGSDATPVTILTGSLGAGKTTLLNHLLRNAGDRSVAVLVNDMGELNVDAELVSEESDLSVADGTVAELSNGCICCELRDDLETAVVRLARERSFDHLVVEPSGISEPAPVARLFTGGSPAAARYDVDAVVAVVDARQFADTFGSDGEPTRAVAEDGDGERRPLSDLLVEQVEFADLVVLNKCDLVSDAERERVESVVRALRPDADIVAAEYAAVPVDRLLDTDLFDPGTAAERAGWRRALDADESGDRDGGVGHDHDGHSDHEHEHAHPEEAYGVDSFVYRRRRPFHPARVAALLADLPGSVLRAKGSMWVAGREDAHLTYSRAGPSAYAEVTGRWVASLPEFEQDAYRRNRSDLGFEWDEEWGDRRTGLVFIGRGMDEEALVAALNDCLLTDEEMGESWETFENPFPEEPGGRATLSEPTPEE from the coding sequence ATGAGTTTAGGCGGGTCGGACGCGACACCGGTCACCATCCTCACCGGGAGCCTCGGCGCCGGCAAGACGACGCTTCTGAACCACCTCCTGCGGAACGCGGGCGACCGGAGCGTCGCCGTCCTCGTCAACGACATGGGCGAGTTGAACGTCGACGCCGAACTCGTCAGCGAGGAGTCGGACCTCTCCGTCGCCGACGGCACGGTCGCGGAGTTGTCGAACGGCTGTATCTGCTGTGAACTCCGCGACGACCTCGAAACCGCCGTCGTCCGCCTCGCCCGCGAGCGCTCGTTCGACCACCTCGTCGTCGAGCCCTCGGGAATCAGCGAACCCGCGCCCGTCGCGCGCCTGTTCACGGGCGGGTCGCCCGCGGCCGCCCGCTACGACGTGGACGCCGTCGTCGCCGTCGTCGACGCCCGGCAGTTCGCGGACACGTTCGGCTCCGACGGGGAGCCGACTCGGGCCGTCGCCGAGGACGGCGACGGCGAGCGCAGACCGCTCTCGGACCTCCTGGTCGAACAGGTCGAGTTCGCGGACCTCGTCGTCCTGAACAAATGTGACCTGGTGAGCGACGCCGAACGCGAACGGGTCGAGTCGGTCGTTCGCGCCCTGCGCCCGGACGCCGACATCGTCGCCGCCGAGTACGCCGCGGTGCCGGTAGACCGCCTGTTGGACACCGACCTGTTCGACCCGGGGACGGCGGCCGAACGCGCGGGGTGGCGGCGGGCGCTAGACGCGGACGAGAGCGGTGACCGAGACGGCGGCGTCGGACACGACCACGACGGCCACTCCGACCACGAGCACGAGCACGCCCACCCCGAGGAGGCGTACGGCGTCGACTCGTTCGTCTACCGCCGCCGCCGGCCGTTCCACCCCGCGCGCGTCGCCGCCCTCCTCGCGGACCTCCCCGGCAGCGTCCTCCGCGCGAAGGGGTCGATGTGGGTCGCCGGGCGGGAGGACGCCCACCTCACCTACAGTCGGGCCGGTCCCTCCGCCTACGCCGAGGTCACGGGCCGGTGGGTGGCGAGCCTCCCCGAGTTCGAGCAGGACGCGTATCGACGCAACCGCTCGGACCTCGGGTTCGAGTGGGACGAAGAGTGGGGCGACCGGCGCACCGGACTGGTGTTCATCGGCCGCGGGATGGACGAGGAGGCGCTGGTCGCCGCGCTGAACGACTGCCTGCTCACCGACGAGGAGATGGGCGAGTCGTGGGAGACGTTCGAGAACCCCTTCCCCGAGGAACCGGGCGGGCGGGCGACGCTTTCGGAACCGACGCCGGAGGAGTAG
- the upp gene encoding uracil phosphoribosyltransferase — protein sequence MPIEDRDDAYLITHALAKDTLLRLRDVETEQVAFRKGLVKLGRICGYEVIDGVMETEYVTVQTPLTETTGERVKGLDDVVIINVLRAATPFVEGLLKAFPRAKQGVISAGRDEDAGMDEEGEFPITVDYVKLPEITEKDTVIVADPMLATGSTMCAVLDHVLESTEADPADLFVLSAVSAPDGLLRVGDQFPEADLLTVSIDDHLDDDGYIVPGLGDAGDRAFRTK from the coding sequence ATGCCCATCGAAGACCGAGACGACGCGTACCTCATCACGCACGCGCTGGCGAAGGACACGCTGCTGCGACTCCGCGACGTGGAGACGGAGCAGGTGGCGTTCCGCAAGGGCCTCGTGAAACTCGGGCGCATCTGCGGCTACGAAGTCATAGACGGCGTGATGGAGACGGAGTACGTGACGGTGCAGACGCCGCTGACGGAGACGACGGGCGAGCGAGTGAAAGGGCTCGACGACGTCGTCATCATCAACGTGCTCCGCGCGGCGACGCCGTTCGTGGAGGGGCTGCTGAAGGCGTTCCCGCGGGCCAAGCAGGGCGTCATCAGCGCCGGCCGCGACGAGGACGCCGGGATGGACGAGGAGGGGGAGTTCCCCATCACCGTCGACTACGTGAAACTGCCCGAGATAACCGAGAAGGACACCGTCATCGTGGCCGACCCGATGCTGGCGACGGGCAGCACGATGTGCGCCGTCCTCGACCACGTCCTGGAGAGCACCGAGGCCGACCCCGCCGACCTGTTCGTGCTCTCGGCGGTGTCCGCGCCGGACGGCCTCCTGCGCGTCGGCGACCAGTTCCCCGAGGCGGACCTCCTGACCGTCTCCATCGACGACCACCTCGACGACGACGGCTACATCGTCCCCGGCCTCGGCGACGCCGGCGACCGGGCGTTCCGCACGAAGTAA
- a CDS encoding cupin domain-containing protein encodes MGYRVVDCEDVAPSDDRDCEMRRLSEPAGLDNVALNRFRAEPGQEIPLAYHYHEEQEEAFYVLSGTLSVETPEKTYEVGENCLFAVDPRSPQRAYNPADADAAVSVLALGAPPVSGDAVPYDPEDEEE; translated from the coding sequence ATGGGATACCGCGTCGTGGACTGCGAGGACGTAGCGCCGAGCGACGACAGGGACTGCGAGATGCGCCGCCTGTCGGAGCCCGCCGGGTTGGACAACGTCGCGCTCAACCGCTTCCGGGCGGAGCCGGGTCAGGAGATTCCGCTGGCATACCACTACCACGAGGAGCAGGAGGAGGCGTTCTACGTCCTCTCGGGGACGCTGTCGGTCGAGACGCCCGAAAAGACGTACGAGGTGGGCGAGAACTGCCTGTTCGCCGTCGACCCGAGGAGCCCGCAGCGAGCGTACAACCCCGCGGACGCCGACGCCGCGGTGAGCGTCCTCGCCCTCGGCGCGCCGCCCGTCTCTGGGGACGCCGTGCCGTACGACCCGGAGGACGAGGAGGAATGA
- a CDS encoding carbon starvation CstA family protein, translated as MVQVIWLVAAVLALFTAGYLGYSRYLARFVELDDSRATPAHKYEDGQEYVPAKKPVLLGHHYSSIAGGAPIVGPITAGVVWGWVPALVWIAIGNPLMGSVHDFVSLSASLRHEGKSIGYIIGEYVGERGKNMLLWFAFLTIVLVVAVFALVVAIVFNAYPEAATASLIYIGLAVVFGVYLYQLNLPFIPGTVAFVVAMFVGVYLGTLYPLALFEPASRAPADTIVLFASGGSWIPGASSLGTNTAAWVPVILLYGALASALPVWVLLQPRDYLSSFLLYTGVGGALLAVIVGTVGATFGIAAVTPSQPLTTNLEPYYGFIGRSGAPLFPLLFITIACGTISGFHSLVSSGTTSKQLNQESDARVIGYGGMLGEGLLATVALITVAIVAPEVGGGIGLALPTFATGGGIILTSFGIPASFGGPFMALVLVSFLLTSTDTAVRLGRYMMEEIIGTPESSFQSFASDRYGNAVVQALPAYILITSGSWLTLWQLFGGANQLLAALALLTATVWLANWSESKQLISTGAPMAVMTFITVIGLLWLALHDNVYAKFLNDAWMAEATAFAMLSAVVQIAIAFVLIYLALSLVVMGYRNINRVRELPEEGGYSPGDD; from the coding sequence ATGGTACAAGTTATCTGGCTGGTGGCGGCGGTACTCGCACTCTTCACGGCGGGCTATCTCGGCTACTCGAGATACCTCGCCCGGTTCGTCGAACTCGACGATAGCCGTGCGACGCCGGCTCACAAGTACGAGGACGGGCAGGAGTACGTCCCGGCGAAGAAGCCGGTCTTACTCGGGCATCACTATTCGAGCATCGCGGGCGGGGCGCCCATCGTCGGCCCCATCACGGCCGGCGTCGTCTGGGGGTGGGTCCCCGCCTTGGTGTGGATCGCCATCGGCAACCCGCTGATGGGCAGCGTCCACGACTTCGTCTCGCTGTCGGCCAGCCTCCGACACGAGGGGAAGTCCATCGGCTACATCATCGGCGAGTACGTCGGCGAACGGGGCAAGAACATGCTGTTGTGGTTCGCCTTCCTCACGATCGTCCTCGTCGTGGCGGTGTTCGCCCTCGTGGTCGCCATCGTGTTCAACGCCTACCCCGAAGCGGCGACGGCCAGTCTGATATACATCGGACTCGCCGTCGTCTTCGGCGTCTACCTCTACCAACTGAACCTCCCGTTCATCCCGGGCACCGTCGCCTTCGTCGTCGCGATGTTCGTCGGCGTCTATCTGGGCACGCTGTACCCGCTGGCGCTCTTCGAACCGGCCTCGCGGGCGCCCGCCGACACCATCGTGCTGTTCGCGAGCGGCGGGTCGTGGATTCCGGGGGCGTCCTCGCTCGGCACCAACACCGCGGCCTGGGTGCCCGTCATCCTCCTGTACGGGGCGCTCGCGAGCGCCCTTCCGGTCTGGGTGCTCCTGCAACCGCGCGACTACCTCTCGTCGTTCCTGCTGTACACGGGCGTCGGCGGGGCGCTCCTCGCCGTCATCGTCGGCACCGTCGGCGCGACGTTCGGCATCGCGGCCGTGACGCCGAGCCAACCGCTGACGACCAACCTCGAACCGTACTACGGATTCATCGGTCGCTCCGGCGCGCCGCTGTTCCCTCTCCTGTTTATCACCATCGCCTGCGGGACCATCAGCGGGTTCCACTCGCTGGTCTCCTCGGGAACCACCTCGAAACAGCTGAATCAGGAGTCGGACGCGCGCGTCATCGGTTACGGCGGGATGCTCGGCGAGGGTCTCCTCGCCACCGTGGCGCTCATCACCGTCGCCATCGTCGCCCCCGAAGTCGGCGGCGGCATCGGTCTCGCCCTGCCGACGTTCGCGACGGGCGGCGGCATCATCCTGACGAGTTTCGGCATCCCCGCTTCGTTCGGCGGGCCGTTCATGGCGCTCGTGCTCGTCAGTTTCCTCCTCACCTCGACGGACACGGCCGTCCGCCTGGGCCGGTACATGATGGAGGAGATAATCGGGACGCCCGAGTCCTCGTTCCAGTCGTTCGCGTCGGACCGCTACGGTAACGCGGTCGTACAGGCGCTCCCGGCGTACATCCTCATCACCAGCGGCTCGTGGCTGACGCTGTGGCAACTGTTCGGCGGCGCGAACCAACTGCTCGCCGCCTTGGCGCTGCTCACCGCGACGGTCTGGCTGGCCAACTGGAGCGAGTCCAAACAGCTCATCAGCACCGGCGCGCCGATGGCGGTGATGACGTTCATCACGGTCATCGGTCTCCTGTGGCTGGCGCTGCACGACAACGTCTACGCGAAGTTCCTCAACGACGCGTGGATGGCCGAGGCGACCGCCTTCGCCATGCTGTCGGCGGTGGTCCAAATCGCCATCGCGTTCGTGCTCATCTACCTCGCGCTCTCCTTGGTGGTAATGGGCTACCGAAATATCAACCGCGTCCGCGAACTCCCCGAGGAGGGCGGCTACTCGCCGGGCGACGACTGA
- a CDS encoding SRPBCC family protein: MRQVTVSRFVPRSKPTVLRRLAPEAMVRYEGSFDVRGVREEGAETVVTVGARGVEFALRFASAEDGLRYEQDGEAGPFEAMETTVTVDPADGGVSVTARSSVALGLPFSSLTDRLAAWKRRGELERALDALAADATGE, from the coding sequence ATGCGTCAGGTCACGGTCTCCCGATTCGTCCCGCGGTCGAAGCCGACGGTGCTGCGGCGACTCGCGCCGGAGGCGATGGTGCGGTACGAGGGGAGTTTCGACGTGCGAGGGGTCCGCGAGGAGGGCGCGGAGACGGTGGTGACCGTCGGCGCGCGGGGCGTCGAGTTCGCCCTCCGCTTCGCGTCCGCGGAGGACGGCCTCCGCTACGAACAGGACGGCGAGGCCGGCCCGTTCGAGGCGATGGAGACGACGGTGACGGTGGACCCGGCCGACGGCGGCGTCTCCGTCACCGCCCGTTCGTCGGTCGCGCTCGGCCTCCCCTTTTCCTCGCTGACCGACCGCCTCGCGGCGTGGAAGCGCCGCGGCGAACTCGAACGCGCCCTCGACGCTCTCGCCGCGGACGCGACGGGGGAGTGA
- a CDS encoding glycosyltransferase produces the protein MAAAPPDRAARWTGRAPVQLLLLLVAVLAGTLLFPARLVLAPLGFALVLSALLFAAERWPRGFDRLFAASLPVPVWAAAAALLALAFSGALTVAERLTAETAAFALLTSLCLPWLVALAFDGNARRAASTRLRVPTWPLSVLSLLGLTGAFVFGGRLPSAFEAAVFAGFLVVSCIVAVVVPLTLAQVRGRPELDETFGGDAPFVSVLVPAYNESDYVGACVESILASDYPTDRMEVLVVDDGSTDGTYAEAAAYRDDDRVSVYHRANGGKHAALNFALSCSRGEFVVTVDADSVLDAGALRTAAAKLDANPELGAVAGTVVIDNPEGVVGGVQALEYVLGINTLRRAFSHLGSVMVVPGCLGVFRREALVGVGGYDPDTVTEDFDLTLSLLKAGWRVELSEGVVYTEAPFSVSDLLHQRLRWTRGNVQTLCKHRDVLWTPAYGSLHRFTFPLWACSLLLVPLAGALVTATLVGAALHGTLPAVALATGYFVVVLSLVAATALDVSGSDWRLLAYVPLHVVGYRQFLDFVVFRTLVGLLRGSTERWESVARARQEPSDAPSAGVRAPADD, from the coding sequence ATGGCGGCGGCGCCGCCGGACCGGGCGGCCCGGTGGACCGGCCGCGCCCCGGTGCAGTTGCTGCTCTTGCTCGTCGCTGTCCTCGCCGGGACGCTGCTGTTTCCGGCCCGTCTCGTCCTCGCGCCGCTCGGATTCGCGCTCGTCCTCTCGGCCCTGCTCTTCGCCGCCGAGCGCTGGCCTCGCGGCTTCGACCGACTCTTCGCCGCATCGCTGCCGGTTCCGGTCTGGGCCGCCGCCGCGGCGCTCCTCGCTCTCGCGTTCTCGGGCGCGCTCACCGTCGCCGAACGGCTCACGGCCGAGACCGCCGCGTTCGCCCTGCTCACGTCGCTGTGCCTCCCGTGGCTCGTCGCCCTCGCTTTCGACGGGAACGCCCGCCGAGCCGCGTCGACGCGGCTTCGGGTCCCGACGTGGCCGCTCTCCGTCCTGTCGCTGCTCGGTCTCACCGGCGCGTTCGTCTTCGGCGGACGCCTCCCCTCGGCGTTCGAGGCGGCCGTCTTCGCGGGCTTTCTCGTCGTCTCCTGCATCGTCGCGGTGGTCGTTCCCTTGACGCTCGCGCAGGTCCGCGGCCGCCCCGAACTGGACGAGACGTTCGGCGGCGACGCGCCGTTCGTGAGCGTGCTCGTCCCCGCGTACAACGAGTCCGACTACGTCGGCGCCTGCGTCGAGTCGATACTCGCCTCCGACTACCCCACAGACCGGATGGAGGTACTCGTCGTCGACGACGGGAGCACCGACGGCACGTACGCGGAGGCGGCCGCCTACCGCGACGACGACCGGGTGTCGGTGTACCACCGCGCGAACGGCGGCAAGCACGCCGCGCTGAACTTCGCGCTCTCGTGTAGCCGCGGCGAGTTCGTCGTCACCGTCGACGCCGACAGCGTCCTCGACGCCGGGGCGCTCCGGACGGCGGCGGCGAAACTCGACGCGAACCCGGAACTGGGCGCCGTCGCCGGCACCGTCGTCATCGACAACCCCGAGGGCGTCGTCGGCGGCGTGCAGGCGCTGGAGTACGTCCTCGGCATCAACACGCTCAGGCGCGCGTTCTCCCACCTCGGGTCGGTGATGGTCGTCCCCGGCTGTCTCGGCGTGTTCCGCCGCGAGGCGCTGGTCGGCGTCGGCGGCTACGACCCCGACACCGTGACCGAGGACTTCGACCTGACGCTCTCGCTCCTGAAGGCCGGCTGGCGGGTGGAACTGTCCGAGGGCGTCGTCTACACCGAGGCGCCGTTCTCCGTCTCGGACCTCCTCCACCAGCGACTCCGCTGGACCCGCGGGAACGTCCAGACGCTCTGCAAGCACCGCGACGTGCTCTGGACGCCGGCGTACGGTTCGCTGCATCGGTTCACGTTCCCCCTGTGGGCGTGCTCGCTGCTTCTCGTCCCGTTGGCGGGGGCGCTGGTCACGGCGACGCTCGTCGGCGCGGCGCTCCACGGCACCCTCCCCGCCGTCGCCCTCGCCACCGGCTACTTCGTCGTCGTCCTCTCGCTCGTCGCGGCGACGGCGCTCGACGTGTCCGGGAGCGACTGGCGACTGCTCGCGTACGTCCCGCTCCACGTCGTCGGCTACCGGCAGTTCCTCGACTTCGTGGTGTTCCGGACGCTCGTCGGCCTCCTCCGCGGGTCGACCGAGCGCTGGGAGTCGGTCGCGCGGGCGCGTCAGGAGCCCTCGGACGCGCCGTCCGCCGGCGTTCGCGCCCCCGCCGACGACTGA